Proteins encoded within one genomic window of uncultured Desulfobacter sp.:
- a CDS encoding transposase translates to MKVNIKSLIDDVQCYETVRDLRWPEIRECPFCNSIRTIKKGYDDKDSAKQRYKCKDCGRRFDDLTGTIFSGHHQPLKVWILCLYFMGLNLSNNQISKELGLNRGDVHNMAAQLREGVVKKNHR, encoded by the coding sequence ATGAAGGTAAATATAAAGAGCCTGATAGATGATGTACAATGCTATGAAACCGTTCGTGACCTACGTTGGCCAGAAATACGAGAATGCCCTTTTTGTAATTCCATACGCACAATCAAAAAAGGTTACGATGATAAGGACTCCGCCAAACAACGCTATAAATGCAAAGATTGCGGAAGACGCTTTGATGATCTCACTGGAACCATTTTTTCTGGACATCACCAACCCCTCAAAGTGTGGATATTGTGTCTCTATTTCATGGGGTTGAATTTGTCCAACAACCAGATTTCTAAAGAATTGGGGCTTAATCGTGGAGATGTTCACAACATGGCTGCTCAGCTACGCGAAGGCGTGGTAAAAAAAAACCACAGATAA
- a CDS encoding restriction endonuclease subunit S, with translation MNETIKGNKTEQSWYPDVEPAEQLLERILIERRKKWEAAELAKMEAKGKASKNDKWKKRYKDIEPPIEVDLPYIPDEWLWVRLDTVAEIKGGITKDRKRVVKSAIELPYLRVANVQRGYLDLEDIKYIQISKEKIPEFLLEEGDILFNEGGDIDKLGRGWIWEGQIERCTFQNHVFRARLYVNEIQEKWISWFSNTFGQRYFMAEGKQTTNLASINKTMLSAFPVPLPPIDEQSELIREIEKKYSVIEKIEKDLDDRFTMAENLRRSILKKAFTGKLVPQDPKDEPASVLIQKIKDEIKEIKKAPKKRRLMLRIRGLKC, from the coding sequence TTGAATGAAACTATTAAGGGAAACAAAACCGAGCAATCATGGTATCCTGATGTTGAGCCGGCAGAGCAATTGCTTGAACGCATTTTGATCGAACGCCGGAAAAAGTGGGAAGCTGCTGAACTGGCGAAGATGGAAGCCAAAGGGAAGGCGTCTAAGAATGATAAGTGGAAGAAACGGTATAAAGATATTGAGCCGCCAATCGAAGTTGATTTACCTTATATCCCTGATGAATGGCTTTGGGTTCGCTTAGATACTGTTGCCGAAATTAAGGGTGGTATAACTAAAGACAGAAAACGAGTCGTTAAGTCTGCGATTGAGTTGCCATACCTCCGGGTTGCTAATGTACAAAGGGGCTATTTAGATCTTGAAGACATAAAATATATTCAAATTTCTAAAGAGAAAATACCTGAATTTCTGTTGGAAGAAGGTGATATCCTTTTCAATGAAGGCGGGGATATAGATAAGCTGGGGCGGGGGTGGATCTGGGAAGGGCAGATAGAACGGTGTACTTTTCAAAATCATGTTTTCAGGGCGCGGCTATACGTGAACGAGATTCAAGAAAAATGGATTTCTTGGTTTAGCAACACGTTCGGACAGAGATATTTTATGGCTGAAGGAAAGCAAACAACAAATTTAGCTTCTATAAATAAAACAATGCTAAGTGCCTTTCCGGTTCCGCTACCTCCTATTGATGAACAATCTGAGCTTATAAGGGAAATTGAAAAGAAATATTCGGTTATAGAGAAGATTGAAAAAGATCTTGATGATCGTTTCACTATGGCTGAAAATTTGAGGCGTTCTATTCTTAAAAAGGCCTTCACTGGCAAACTGGTCCCTCAAGATCCAAAAGATGAACCGGCAAGCGTATTGATTCAAAAAATAAAAGATGAAATCAAAGAAATAAAAAAGGCACCCAAAAAAAGAAGGCTCATGTTGCGTATCAGGGGCTTGAAATGTTAG
- a CDS encoding transposase has protein sequence MQVNIKTLIDDTQCYNTVRELRWPEGRQCPYCDSKRIIKRGFDEKEPARQRYECKNCGKRFDDLTGTIFAGHHQPLKVWILCLYFMGLNLSNKQGAFPFSRFLKRTILFSKKKLCFPSIIN, from the coding sequence ATGCAAGTAAACATAAAGACTCTGATTGATGATACGCAATGTTACAACACTGTTCGGGAGTTGCGCTGGCCGGAAGGACGTCAATGTCCGTATTGTGATTCCAAACGAATAATCAAAAGGGGTTTTGATGAAAAAGAACCTGCCAGACAACGTTATGAATGTAAAAATTGCGGCAAACGGTTTGATGACCTTACAGGCACCATCTTCGCTGGACATCACCAACCCCTCAAGGTATGGATATTGTGTCTGTATTTCATGGGGTTGAACTTGTCCAACAAGCAGGGCGCATTCCCATTTTCCCGGTTTTTAAAACGGACTATCCTCTTTAGCAAAAAGAAGTTATGCTTCCCCTCGATTATCAACTGA
- a CDS encoding IS1595 family transposase codes for MVAGHKGNPEAVARKGREGRRNRLRGARGRGTLEKEKPPVFGMIQRCGLVVIQMLANVRRVTIEPLVKSTVLPGTLIYTDEYAIYNRLTEWGYKHKSVNHGAGEYARDEDGDGFHEVHVNTMEGFWSLLRGWLRPHRGISQEKLPFYLGFFEFVHNVGKRGKALLHSLVELLVK; via the coding sequence ATTGTAGCAGGGCATAAAGGCAATCCCGAAGCAGTAGCCCGAAAAGGCAGGGAAGGCCGTCGAAATCGTTTACGAGGTGCTCGTGGGCGGGGTACATTGGAAAAAGAGAAACCACCTGTATTCGGTATGATTCAGCGATGCGGTCTGGTAGTGATTCAAATGCTTGCTAATGTTCGCAGGGTAACTATTGAGCCCTTGGTAAAGTCGACCGTTTTGCCGGGGACTTTGATTTACACTGATGAATATGCGATCTACAATCGATTAACCGAGTGGGGGTACAAGCATAAGAGCGTGAATCACGGGGCTGGAGAATACGCCAGAGACGAGGATGGCGATGGTTTCCATGAAGTCCATGTCAATACCATGGAAGGCTTCTGGTCCTTGCTACGTGGTTGGTTGCGTCCTCATCGAGGCATCTCACAAGAGAAGCTCCCGTTCTATCTCGGTTTTTTCGAGTTCGTTCATAACGTCGGCAAACGGGGAAAGGCCCTGCTCCATTCGCTTGTCGAACTTTTGGTCAAATAA
- a CDS encoding AAA family ATPase, with amino-acid sequence MRLDRLHISEFKNLKDVTVDFDETSLTTVVVGLNGSGKSNLIEALVVIFRDLDLNEVPSFSYRLEYECRGKKITIDADPDRKQKKVSVNVNGKSLTQKEMKDTEDREYLPSNVFGYYSGPSNRLESHFEKHQENFYRALLRGEDRPPRPLFYARQIHSQFVLLAFFSHGDKDARDFLENELGILGLESVLFVMRQPPWKSKEGDPRFWYARGVVSEFLDNLYSTALAPMWIKQRVHIGLRKTSTLEHLYLYIKDLEALTELAEEYANQREFFKTLESTYISELIAEVRIRVKIKNYDGSLTFRELSEGEQQLLTVLGLLRFTREDESLFFLDEPDTHLNPVWSVEYLKYLKDLVGREETSHIIMATHDPMVFSGLKKSQVQIMKQDPVSGKIIAEIPKSDPKGMGISAILTSEIFGLRSTLDLPTLELLDRKRVLANKEDLTDPEKKELAELVEQLGGVDYSTVVRDPLYPKFVSAMSKLEKEEGLMEVHLSDQQRQRQKDMAEEILRKLRDEEKTK; translated from the coding sequence ATGCGTTTGGATCGGTTGCACATCTCAGAGTTTAAAAACTTAAAAGACGTTACAGTCGATTTCGACGAGACATCTCTTACCACAGTAGTAGTCGGGCTGAATGGCTCTGGCAAATCAAATCTCATCGAAGCATTGGTTGTGATTTTTCGTGATCTTGATCTGAATGAGGTGCCTTCGTTTTCCTATAGGCTCGAATATGAGTGCCGGGGGAAAAAAATTACGATTGATGCTGATCCGGATCGAAAGCAAAAAAAAGTTTCAGTTAATGTCAATGGAAAGTCTCTGACGCAAAAGGAGATGAAGGATACTGAGGATCGGGAATACTTGCCATCCAATGTCTTTGGTTATTATTCCGGGCCAAGCAATCGTTTAGAATCCCATTTCGAAAAGCATCAGGAAAATTTTTATCGGGCATTGCTGAGGGGGGAGGACAGGCCACCTCGTCCATTATTTTATGCCCGGCAGATCCACAGTCAATTTGTATTGCTGGCATTTTTTAGTCATGGGGACAAAGACGCAAGAGATTTCCTGGAGAATGAGCTGGGTATATTGGGGTTGGAGTCGGTCCTGTTTGTCATGAGGCAGCCCCCTTGGAAAAGCAAAGAGGGGGATCCCAGGTTCTGGTATGCAAGAGGGGTGGTCAGTGAATTTTTGGATAACCTTTATAGTACTGCTTTGGCACCCATGTGGATCAAGCAGCGGGTCCACATCGGACTGAGGAAAACAAGTACCTTAGAGCATTTGTATCTGTATATTAAAGACCTTGAGGCGTTGACTGAATTGGCAGAGGAATATGCTAATCAACGTGAGTTCTTTAAAACATTAGAGAGCACATACATCTCGGAATTGATTGCCGAAGTCCGTATCCGGGTTAAAATTAAAAATTATGACGGGTCTTTAACGTTCAGGGAGTTAAGCGAGGGAGAACAGCAGCTTTTAACAGTTTTAGGCCTATTGCGATTTACCCGTGAAGATGAGTCCTTGTTCTTTCTGGATGAACCGGATACCCACCTTAATCCGGTTTGGAGTGTTGAGTACCTCAAATATTTGAAGGATCTTGTGGGAAGAGAGGAAACAAGTCACATCATCATGGCAACCCATGATCCTATGGTTTTTTCCGGTTTAAAGAAGTCCCAGGTTCAGATTATGAAACAAGATCCTGTTTCCGGTAAAATTATCGCTGAAATCCCCAAGTCTGACCCCAAGGGAATGGGAATCAGCGCGATTTTAACCAGCGAGATCTTTGGGTTGAGATCAACACTTGATCTACCTACGCTTGAACTGCTTGATAGAAAAAGAGTCTTGGCCAATAAAGAAGATTTAACTGATCCTGAAAAAAAAGAGCTGGCAGAGCTTGTTGAACAATTGGGCGGGGTGGATTATTCAACAGTCGTTCGTGATCCGCTTTATCCAAAGTTTGTGTCGGCAATGAGTAAGCTGGAGAAGGAAGAAGGATTAATGGAAGTACACCTGTCAGATCAGCAACGTCAGCGTCAAAAAGATATGGCGGAAGAGATCCTCCGGAAACTAAGAGATGAAGAAAAGACAAAATGA
- a CDS encoding type IV toxin-antitoxin system AbiEi family antitoxin domain-containing protein, whose translation MEYTMTVLEGIGKTDRQRIADVLRGTKGTISVKETADILGVNARNAAKMLSRWTKKGWMSRVRQGLYVPVPLESDSPDVSLENPWLVAQKLYSPCYIGGWSAAEYFDLTEQIFSTIMVMTLQKPRDRQPKYKDQSFLIRTVPESAMFGLKPVWQGQVKIMISDPARTLADMLIYPACGGGIRMVKEMLARLIETRPGMLENLLVYGKQLGNGGLFKRLGFLLEVLNFGDEAVLADCQSQLTAGNAKLDPALENPRLVTRWRLWVPENWKEMANHD comes from the coding sequence ATGGAATATACCATGACCGTCTTGGAGGGTATAGGAAAAACAGACCGGCAGCGGATAGCAGACGTACTGCGCGGGACAAAAGGCACTATCTCAGTTAAAGAGACGGCGGACATCCTGGGGGTAAACGCCAGGAATGCGGCCAAGATGCTCTCCAGATGGACGAAAAAGGGCTGGATGTCCCGGGTACGGCAAGGCCTTTATGTGCCGGTGCCCCTGGAATCCGATTCTCCTGACGTAAGCCTTGAAAATCCCTGGCTGGTTGCCCAGAAGCTTTATTCCCCCTGTTATATCGGGGGCTGGAGTGCGGCTGAGTATTTTGATCTCACCGAACAGATATTTTCGACCATCATGGTAATGACCCTGCAAAAACCCAGGGACAGACAGCCCAAATACAAAGATCAGTCTTTCCTGATACGGACGGTTCCGGAATCGGCCATGTTTGGGCTTAAGCCGGTGTGGCAGGGACAGGTAAAAATCATGATCTCTGATCCGGCCCGGACCCTGGCGGATATGCTGATTTATCCGGCCTGCGGCGGGGGGATCCGCATGGTGAAAGAGATGCTGGCCCGCCTGATCGAGACCCGGCCTGGGATGCTTGAGAATTTGCTTGTATACGGTAAACAGCTTGGCAACGGTGGGCTGTTCAAGCGGCTGGGATTCCTGCTTGAGGTTCTGAATTTTGGAGATGAGGCTGTTCTGGCGGATTGTCAAAGCCAGTTGACCGCAGGGAATGCCAAGCTTGATCCTGCCCTTGAAAATCCCAGACTTGTGACCCGATGGCGGCTCTGGGTGCCGGAAAACTGGAAGGAGATGGCAAATCATGATTGA
- a CDS encoding nucleotidyl transferase AbiEii/AbiGii toxin family protein, whose translation MIDKSEIMSFARKFHLRASVVEKDYVLGWVLAGIFNHPAIGKHWIFKGGTCLKKCHIDTQRFSEDLDFTLTKDGVLDKAMLTDAFKDVSAWAYDESGIELPEALIRFDVYDNHRGGISAQGKVGYKGPLMPGGDLPRIKLDLTLDEVLVEPPVRLEVAHPYSDLPAGGISILGYSFEEVFAEKIRALAERERPRDLYDVVCLYRQCSDSCDLDRIRDILKQKCRFKKIAFPTMDGLKNRPEQQELEVEWENMLGHQMGDLPDFKRFWQDLEQVMAWLNKDQK comes from the coding sequence ATGATTGATAAATCCGAGATCATGTCCTTTGCCCGTAAGTTTCACCTTCGGGCCAGTGTGGTGGAAAAGGATTATGTCCTAGGCTGGGTGCTGGCCGGGATTTTTAATCATCCTGCTATAGGGAAGCATTGGATTTTCAAAGGGGGGACCTGCCTTAAAAAGTGTCATATTGATACCCAACGGTTTTCCGAAGATCTGGATTTCACCCTGACAAAAGACGGGGTGCTGGATAAGGCCATGCTGACAGATGCTTTTAAAGACGTATCAGCCTGGGCCTATGATGAGTCCGGAATTGAACTGCCTGAAGCCCTGATCCGATTTGACGTCTATGATAATCACAGGGGTGGCATCTCAGCCCAGGGAAAGGTCGGCTATAAAGGGCCCCTGATGCCGGGAGGGGATCTACCACGGATCAAACTGGATCTCACCCTGGATGAAGTTTTGGTGGAGCCCCCTGTAAGACTTGAGGTGGCACATCCCTATTCAGATCTACCTGCCGGTGGAATATCCATTTTAGGGTATTCATTTGAAGAGGTGTTTGCAGAGAAGATCCGGGCCCTGGCTGAACGGGAGCGGCCAAGAGATCTGTACGATGTGGTCTGCCTGTACCGCCAATGTTCTGATTCCTGCGATCTTGACCGCATCCGGGATATTTTAAAACAGAAGTGCCGTTTTAAAAAGATTGCCTTTCCAACCATGGACGGGTTAAAGAACAGGCCGGAACAGCAGGAGCTTGAGGTGGAGTGGGAGAACATGCTGGGGCATCAGATGGGGGATCTGCCGGACTTCAAAAGATTCTGGCAGGACCTTGAACAGGTGATGGCGTGGCTGAACAAAGACCAAAAATGA